Below is a genomic region from Actinomadura sp. NAK00032.
CTCCGCCGCCATCGTGATCCGCACGTTCGCCGACGCCGACGTAAGGGAGCTGGCCTCAGCGACGCCGGTACCAATCGTCAACGCGCTGACCGACGGCCACCACCCCCTGCAGGCCGTCGCCGACCTGCTCACCGTCCAGCAGCACTTCGGCCGCCTGCGCGGGCACCGCATCGCCTACTCCGGGGACGGCGGCAACGTCGCCCGCAGCCTGATGGAGGCGGCGGCCCTCGCGGGGATGGACGTCGCCATCGCCACCCCGCCCGGCTACGCGCCCCCGGACGAGGCCGTCGCCTTCACCGCCGCCGAGGCCGACCGGAACGGCGGCGGCTTCGTCCTCACCACCGACCCCGCCGAGGCGGTCAAGGGCGCCTCCGTCGTCTACACCGACGTCTGGCTGTCCATGGGCGACCCCGAAGAGAACCAGGAACGCCGCAGGAAGGCACTCACGCCTTACCGAGTGGACGAGAACCTCATGGCACTCGCAGGCGACGACGCCGTCTTCATGCACTGCCTGCCCGCCCACCGCGGCCAGGAGGTCACCGCCGGCGTCATCGACGGCGCGCGCTCGCTGGTCTTCCAG
It encodes:
- the argF gene encoding ornithine carbamoyltransferase, which encodes MKDLLHITDLSADDLTMLLELATGFQDDPGSGGHLLTHRMVPMYFAKPSTRTRLSTAAAVTRLGGTPIAVGPDELQLRRGETIGDTARVMGAYSAAIVIRTFADADVRELASATPVPIVNALTDGHHPLQAVADLLTVQQHFGRLRGHRIAYSGDGGNVARSLMEAAALAGMDVAIATPPGYAPPDEAVAFTAAEADRNGGGFVLTTDPAEAVKGASVVYTDVWLSMGDPEENQERRRKALTPYRVDENLMALAGDDAVFMHCLPAHRGQEVTAGVIDGARSLVFQQAANRLPAAQAVLFALLTERLDGRP